The Setaria viridis chromosome 9, Setaria_viridis_v4.0, whole genome shotgun sequence sequence TTTACCAAGGTGGTAATTTTTCCTACAACAATGAAATTGATTCACATATTTTAGGCTTGTTTATAACAATGAGTGTATCATGTTCACTTGGCATCTTAGCTGCCAGCCAGGCAAGGACACAGCAGCAACAAGCCAGGGCAATGGTAGAAGTCATCAAGTTCGGATTAGTTAGTCTCTGTTATCTTCTCTTGGTCAGGTCTTAATTGATAAGTTATTTTCTTAATTCCGAATGAATTTACAGCAGAGTATCCTGTTTGCCGATGATGATTGTTGTAGACCTGGGATGTCTGTCTATGGCTCAACTGATGTTGGCATTCAAGAAGACACATTCCACTAGTGCAACATCCACATGGAACTATTGCATTCTTTGTGTGGATGGTGCTCTTCTACTAGACTAAATTTTTCTTGAAACTAACATGGTTTTGTTTTGTGGACCTACATCCTAGCTCTACAACAACGATCACCTGGAACTGAGTCTATATGTGTAAGTTCCTTGTATAATACCATCTGTAGGTAGTTGTAATATAAGGCTAGTCATGCTACTACCTTTTGTACAGGGTTAACTAATGATCTTAGAGCATGTAAGTTATCCTGTTTGTTATTGATGATTGTTGTAGACCTGGGATGTCTGTCTATGGCTTGACTGATACTGGTATTCAGGAAGAAGGCACGATCCACTAGTGCAACATTCCTCATGGAATCACTCCATTCTTACTGTGGATGGTGCTCTTCTGGATTAGTTTTTTTCTTCCTTGAGGCTAGCATGAGTCTACTTCGTGGACATACatcctagctccagaacagCATCTGAGCAAGGATCTTCTTTCCCAACACTGGCATTAGCTGATCCATGTACATTTATTTTATGTTCTCTTGACGATTCCCTCTTAAGGTGGTTCTAATATATACAACTGTAACAAATGTTGTTATAAATTGCACACAGGTTATGGGTAACTCTTGTGTTGCAGTTGTGACATGTATTGCCATATTGCATTTATGGTTGGTTGATCTTATAAAGATGGAGATGCTTTTATGTGCGACATTCTTATTATGGGCGTATCTAACAAGTGACTGGCCAGTTGTTAGTGTGATGTAGCGACTGCCTCCCCTGTTCAACATCATCCATTTTGGGGCTTACTTTGCTACATATTTGTCATGCTGTTTATTTACATGCTGGTGAACATGGCGCCTGTGGTGCCTGCGGGACTCCATGTTCCCATTTGGGATTTACTGAAGTTCACTTAGAACACTGTCAGTGTTCCTTATTTCTGCTGTTGGATAGGCTTTTAATGGTTGCTATATTCTTGGTTGCAGGTCTGCGACGAGCTTGAGGACATGATGGAAGAAGGTGGTATACTGGTAGATTACCATGGATGCGATTTCTTTCCGGAGCGTTGGTTTGACCTAGTAGTTGTGCTCCAGACTGACAACTCAATTCTGCATGATCGCTTGACCAGCAGGTAATTCAAGTGGAATTTTTATGGAACCACTCATTCAGAACAACTGACATGCCACGGTCATTATGTCTGACAGAATCTTATTCGCAGAGGTTATACGGGTTCCAAGCTCTCAAACAACATAGAGTGCGAGATCTTCCAAGTGCTCCTGGAGGAAGCGAGGGAGAGCTACAAAGAGGACATTGTGATGCCCTTGCGAAGCGACAATGTGGAGGATATTAGTAGGAACGTGGGTACATTGACAGACTGGGTAAACAACTGGAGACCATCCTGATGAGTTAGTTGACATGTTAAACCTATGTGGTGCCCTTGGGGGTAGTGCTGCCTCCAAAAAGAAATGTTATTGACTTCGAGCATATCCTCTGTGTATTGACTTGTATTGTTTTAACAACTGGAGACCATCCTGATGAGCTAGTTGACCTGTTAAACCTATATGGTCTGCTAGGGGAAGTGCTGCCTCCGAAAAGAATTATATGCTTTATGTTGACCTGTTAAACCTATATGCTTTATGTTGAAAATCCAAACAGATATTCTGCTCACTGGCAATTATTGTAAAGCTTAAATTTGCTAGTTTTCCGTTGAAGGCTTGGAGTGTTTGTTTTTATTGAATACTTTTTGTTTCTAACTCTTCCAGCTCTATATCCAAACTTAAATATTCACGAGTGTTATGGTTTTATTAGGTGGTGCACAAGACTGAATCAAAATTTTGTAGAAGATGTGTATTTCTCAAGCATGACGTTTGATGTTAGATTACAGAGCATAGAGATTATGTTTGTATGCCATCTGCATTACAAATTGTCTCAATTGCTCCTTTTGATGATTTATGCTTagggctgcagcctgcaggttcATGTTATTCTTTGGCTGGATCTGCTATGCGCGATTTGCAAGTGCCTGTATGTTCAGATAGAGTTGCTTCCTCAGAAGACACAAATTTTTCCTTCCCCTCCCACCAAAGATACAGTCTGAATGATAACTATGCTGCTTGCTTCAGGTATTGACCAGTGGCGACATGGTCCACACCATGCAGACTGCTTCGACGTACTAACCATTGTGCAGGTCGGCATGTCGCAACGGGTTAAAGGTGTGGACCATGCGATGGATAGCATCAGCATCAGAGAGGTGCTACAGGATGTGCTCTAAAGTATTTTTCATAATGAAACGATCTTGTGTTGGGTTCACTTCTACGAAAATCTGCTAGCGCAAGTGATTGTTCGGTCAATGCTAAGCCATGGTATAACCTTTTTTCCCCTCATGATTGCTTTTTCTAATTCCCCTGAAATGGAAGTAAAATAATTTtcattttagttgagaaaactAAACTACTTTATATCCTGTTTAGCGTTTTTTAACTTTTGAAATGGGATTCAAGCCCTAGAATTACCAGTATGGATTAAATCTTGTACCTCTGGCTCCTGCTATTACTGCTCAATTTTGGTTCATCATATATATCGATGGATACTTGAAAGGTCTAGCATTGTTGAGTTTCTTCACTCTGAATTAACCATTGTTTTCTTGCTATCATCGGTAATTGTTAGCTCCTTACAGATCAGTTTTACAGTCAATAAACAATTTGCAAACCCTTCAGAACACTGGCATTATTGCATGAGGTAGATTTTTTGTTTCTGTCATTCTATTGGTTATTTGCGAACACTGCAATGTTGGTCACGGATTAAATAAAGATACCTATTATGAATTTTGCGGAAGGCCAATAGAGAGTATTAACTCTCAAATGGCCAATTTCTTATGGAATGACAGGGAGGGTTAGCATAAATACCATCTAGCCAACTGGCAAAGCATAGCTCAGAGGAAAGAACATGGTGGATGGGGGATCCCTGACCTTAGTAATCTAAatctttgcttgcttgcttcctgGATTAATAGATACCAGTTAAGCAAAGATGTGATTTGGAAAAAGTCGTGGACCACAAGTACAATACAAAGAACCCTAATATCTTCTGTTGCCCTGAAATCGGAAACTCTCCATTTTGGAGAGGCGTCTTATGGGCTTGTAAAGCAGCTAAAACGGGTGTAAGGTGGAAAGTTGGTGATGGTAAGTCAATTAGATTTTGGGAGGACCATTGGTTTGGCAGCTCTAGCTTGGCCATCCAGTACTGGGAACTTTACGTTATTGCGGAACAGAAGAATGTTAGCATAGCGGAAGTCTGGGATGGTTCTGAGCTAAGAATCTCATTTAGGAGAAGAGTTACCCCCAGATTGATGCATATGTGGCTGGAGCTAATCGCCATTGCGGAATCTATTTCTTATGTAGATGATTGTGATGCCATTATATGGTCGTTTGAGTCTAGTAGTAAATTTTCAGTGCAAGCAATGTATAAAAGCATCAGTTTTAGAGGCGTGCAGCCTGTCTTTACCCCTTCTATATGGCAGCTAAATGTTCCACCTAGAATTCACATTTTCCTATGGCTGTTGTCTTAACAACAAAACTTTAGTAAGGGTCAACCTTgctaaaagaaaggaaattgcAGACTTGAATTGCTTATTTTGCAATGAATCAGAAACTGTGCATCATCTTTTCTCGAGTGCTGTGTAGCCAAAACTCTATGGAGTCATATGGCTGAAATTTTTGATATGCAGTTGGGCACTGATTTTGAATCAGTAGCCAGATGGTGGGTGAGTAATAGAAAGAACTGTGTGTTGAATGTATGTTTCGCTGCATTGATGTGGTGCTTATGGAAGTCACGCAATGAGCTATGTTTTCAGGGAAAGCAATGGGTGAACGAGAAGAAACTGCTGATCAAGCTAGTCAGAACATTGAAAAGCTGGCTAATTCTGTGCGAAGATGGTCATTTGGGAGAAATGGAGCTGGTGTTGGAAGCTTTGAACATGAAGATTCATCAACCTCTACGCCTAACCAATGGACACTCAGAAACCTCACACTCCCAGATGCGGGAGCTGTCAGGTTTGGGAGTATTGGATGGGGGATGCAGAGGTGCCAATCAACAGGAGAGGAGCAGGGATATCGGGGCTAGCACACTCGAGCTGAATGCTGATGATCTGACAAGCTACATTATGAGGAGTGTGTGTAATATGGTGTTAGATGACCTTGATCTCGATGTCGAA is a genomic window containing:
- the LOC117838579 gene encoding adenylate kinase isoenzyme 6 homolog isoform X1 — encoded protein: MAAANGGASRRSRPNVLVTGTPGTGKTTTCSLLSEAAGLRHVNIGDLVREKSLHDGWDDDLECHVINEDLVCDELEDMMEEGGILVDYHGCDFFPERWFDLVVVLQTDNSILHDRLTSRGYTGSKLSNNIECEIFQVLLEEARESYKEDIVMPLRSDNVEDISRNVGTLTDWGCSLQVHVILWLDLLCAICKCLYVQIELLPQKTQIFPSPPTKDTV
- the LOC117838579 gene encoding adenylate kinase isoenzyme 6 homolog isoform X3, with amino-acid sequence MAAANGGASRRSRPNVLVTGTPGTGKTTTCSLLSEAAGLRHVNIGDLVREKSLHDGWDDDLECHVINEDLVCDELEDMMEEGGILVDYHGCDFFPERWFDLVVVLQTDNSILHDRLTSRGYTGSKLSNNIECEIFQVLLEEARESYKEDIVMPLRSDNVEDISRNVGTLTDWVLTSGDMVHTMQTASTY
- the LOC117838579 gene encoding adenylate kinase isoenzyme 6 homolog isoform X2, which gives rise to MAAANGGASRRSRPNVLVTGTPGTGKTTTCSLLSEAAGLRHVNIGDLVREKSLHDGWDDDLECHVINEDLVCDELEDMMEEGGILVDYHGCDFFPERWFDLVVVLQTDNSILHDRLTSRGYTGSKLSNNIECEIFQVLLEEARESYKEDIVMPLRSDNVEDISRNVGTLTDWGCSLQVHVILWLDLLCAICKCLY
- the LOC117838579 gene encoding adenylate kinase isoenzyme 6 homolog isoform X4 produces the protein MAAANGGASRRSRPNVLVTGTPGTGKTTTCSLLSEAAGLRHVNIGDLVREKSLHDGWDDDLECHVINEDLVCDELEDMMEEGGILVDYHGCDFFPERWFDLVVVLQTDNSILHDRLTSRGYTGSKLSNNIECEIFQVLLEEARESYKEDIVMPLRSDNVEDISRNVGTLTDWVNNWRPS